One Paenibacillus riograndensis SBR5 DNA segment encodes these proteins:
- the ptsP gene encoding phosphoenolpyruvate--protein phosphotransferase, with translation MIQGIGAAAGVAIGKAFVLPNWEWSLPDTQVNPVDLAKEFERLYEGIRTSKDEIEFIKREFREVVGPEESSIFDAHLAILDDPVFMSEIRGIIERQYKAAEVAVKEAIDHFVAMFDLLDDEYMKERAVDIKDVGNRLLKHLLGAPEVTLPSDTQPYILVAKELSPSQLAHLNPTYVLGIVTMMGGKTSHSSIMARALGIPLVAGLENKILTPIQTGDLLVMDGETGVIQLYPDELTLKEYTSRRAKQQRKKEQLELLATVDAVTKDGVQLRLAGNISSVKELDMALKYGAQGVGLFRTEFLYMDRSSFPTEEEQFEVYKLVAEKVGNETVVIRTLDIGGDKHLDYFQLPDEQNPFLGYRAIRISLDRKDMFKTQMTAILRASHYGNIKMMFPMISSVEEVQAAKAVLNEVKEELDQQGVPYNRNIPVGIMIEVPAAVMIADLLAEEVDFFSIGTNDLVQYVLAVDRMNEQIAHMYHPYHPGVLRMIRMTVEAARRVGIDISVCGEMAADERSLPLWLEMGISDLSMSPQALLKVKHRALNTLASEARETAKSCFRHRTSTETEEILTAFAGRSGIPLGAGAEVKGKSS, from the coding sequence ATGATACAAGGCATAGGCGCAGCAGCAGGTGTAGCTATCGGGAAGGCCTTTGTCTTGCCGAACTGGGAATGGAGCCTGCCGGATACACAGGTGAATCCGGTGGATCTGGCCAAGGAGTTCGAGCGTTTATACGAAGGGATCCGCACCTCTAAGGATGAGATCGAATTTATCAAAAGAGAATTCCGTGAGGTGGTCGGGCCGGAGGAATCGAGTATCTTTGACGCCCACCTGGCGATTCTGGATGATCCGGTGTTCATGAGTGAAATCCGCGGCATTATCGAGCGCCAGTACAAGGCGGCTGAGGTGGCGGTCAAAGAGGCCATCGATCATTTTGTCGCCATGTTCGATCTGCTGGATGATGAATATATGAAGGAGCGGGCGGTGGATATCAAGGATGTCGGCAACCGCCTGCTGAAGCATCTTCTGGGTGCGCCGGAGGTTACACTGCCCTCCGATACGCAGCCTTATATTCTTGTGGCCAAAGAGCTGTCGCCTTCGCAGCTGGCTCACTTGAATCCAACCTATGTGCTCGGTATCGTAACCATGATGGGCGGCAAAACCTCCCATTCCTCGATCATGGCCCGGGCACTGGGGATACCGCTGGTAGCGGGTCTGGAGAACAAAATCCTGACACCGATTCAGACGGGGGATCTGCTGGTGATGGATGGAGAAACCGGGGTGATTCAGCTCTATCCGGATGAACTGACGCTGAAAGAGTATACCTCCAGACGGGCGAAGCAGCAGCGCAAAAAAGAGCAGCTGGAGCTCCTCGCCACAGTGGATGCTGTAACCAAAGACGGCGTGCAGCTGCGGCTGGCCGGCAATATCAGTTCCGTGAAGGAGCTGGACATGGCGCTCAAGTACGGGGCTCAAGGCGTCGGGCTGTTCCGGACCGAATTCTTGTACATGGACCGCAGCTCATTCCCGACGGAAGAAGAGCAGTTCGAGGTCTATAAGCTGGTAGCCGAAAAAGTAGGGAACGAAACCGTCGTCATCCGCACGCTGGATATCGGGGGAGACAAGCATTTGGATTATTTCCAGCTTCCTGATGAGCAGAATCCCTTCCTCGGCTACCGGGCGATCCGCATCAGTCTGGACCGTAAAGACATGTTCAAAACACAGATGACTGCGATCCTGCGGGCCAGCCATTACGGAAATATAAAAATGATGTTCCCGATGATCTCCTCCGTAGAGGAAGTGCAGGCTGCCAAAGCAGTGTTGAACGAGGTCAAGGAAGAACTCGACCAGCAGGGGGTTCCGTACAACCGGAATATTCCTGTAGGGATTATGATCGAGGTTCCGGCAGCGGTAATGATCGCCGATCTGCTCGCAGAGGAGGTCGACTTTTTCAGCATCGGTACTAACGATCTGGTCCAGTATGTGCTGGCAGTTGACCGTATGAATGAACAGATTGCGCATATGTATCATCCCTACCATCCGGGTGTGCTGCGGATGATCCGGATGACCGTCGAAGCGGCGCGGCGTGTGGGCATCGATATCAGTGTATGCGGGGAAATGGCGGCGGATGAGCGGTCCCTGCCGCTCTGGCTGGAGATGGGGATCAGTGACCTCAGCATGTCGCCGCAGGCGCTGTTGAAGGTGAAGCACCGCGCACTGAACACGCTGGCTTCCGAAGCCAGAGAAACGGCCAAGTCCTGTTTCCGCCACCGGACCAGTACAGAGACGGAAGAAATACTGACCGCTTTTGCCGGGCGGAGCGGGATTCCGCTTGGAGCAGGCGCTGAGGTGAAGGGCAAAAGCTCGTAA
- a CDS encoding sigma-70 family RNA polymerase sigma factor, producing the protein MEKLLEGEWAQAVDGEEQLFIRQVSEQKKILYGIAYSYLRNEPDALEVLQEATYRAWSKRKSLKDTGRFAPWMTRILVNCCKDELKRRKRLTPGHADNGSSSGSMEMTSDRKLDMEQALDGVKQRYRQVLVLKYYRDMTLAEIAEVLDRPEGTVKTWLNKGLKQLRHKMKLRGGLEHDAE; encoded by the coding sequence ATGGAGAAGCTTTTAGAAGGGGAATGGGCTCAGGCTGTGGATGGAGAAGAGCAGCTGTTTATCCGCCAGGTCTCTGAGCAGAAAAAAATCCTATACGGGATAGCGTACAGCTACCTGAGGAACGAACCGGATGCGCTTGAAGTGCTGCAGGAAGCTACATACCGGGCCTGGTCCAAACGGAAAAGCCTGAAGGACACCGGCCGGTTTGCCCCCTGGATGACCCGCATTCTGGTCAACTGCTGCAAGGATGAGCTTAAGCGCAGAAAAAGGCTCACGCCGGGCCATGCGGACAACGGCAGCAGCAGCGGGAGCATGGAGATGACCAGTGACCGCAAGCTGGATATGGAGCAGGCGCTGGATGGGGTGAAGCAGAGATACCGCCAGGTGCTGGTGCTGAAGTATTACCGGGATATGACGCTTGCTGAAATCGCCGAGGTGCTGGATCGGCCGGAGGGAACGGTCAAAACATGGCTGAACAAGGGACTGAAGCAGCTGCGCCACAAAATGAAGCTTAGAGGGGGGCTGGAGCATGATGCAGAGTGA